The Elgaria multicarinata webbii isolate HBS135686 ecotype San Diego chromosome 13, rElgMul1.1.pri, whole genome shotgun sequence region GTGATGTGTttcttttgggggcgggggaatatCATGATTGGCCGACTGTATCTTCTGCAGGACTTTGTTGACCAGGTGACGCTTTCTCCTCTAGTTCGAAACGACGTTGTGAAAATTAACTCGACGCTGGATGTCGAGGTGGTCGACGTCACTGCTGAGGCTCAGCACATCCATTTCATCAAGCCGCTGATGCTGAGCGAGGTCCTGGCGATGGAGATGTTGCTGCCAGCGGAGGCCGAGCTCCTTGAGGGCCCCGAGAGCCTGTCTGTCTTCCAAAGCGACTGGGCCTCCCACCTCCACAAGGGCCAGCGGATTCACATCCACAGCAAGACGTCATCCTGCAAGATCCTGGCCTCCGCCCGCAAAGGAAAGGCCCGGACCTGCCACTTCCTCATCTCCAGTGGCTACAAGGGCCGCTTTCGTCGAAGCCCACGCAAATTCTCCTCCACTTCAGAGCTGGCCCTCAGCTTAGTCCCAGGCAAGAAGCTGCAGGTAGTGGTCACCAAGGACTACGACAGTAGCGATGGGGAATTTCCCTTGTTCAGTGAAGGAGACCGGCTAGAGGTGCTGAGATTTGTGAGGGCTGGCAATCTCTCAAGCACAGACATGCTTGTGTGCTGCAGGGACAACGGAGATGAAGACAGGGAGCAGATCCAGGTGCCCCTGTTCTTGGATGCTGGCTTTATGGAGGATGTCCGTGACAGCAGGAGATATACCCTGGCTGAGGCAGTAGAGCACCTCCGGCTGCCTTGCGAGGTCAAGGTGATTGCCAGCGACTGTGGCTCTGATCCTCTACGTGGTTGCTCTGTGCTTACCCTTGAGACCCAAATCAATGAGCCTTTTCTCACTGTCAGCTTGGCTAAAGAGCCTCACCTCGCCTTTGAGATCCCTCCCCAGTGGCTAGACATGTCTCTCTTCTTCACCCGAGATCCAGTGAAGTCCACACCTCCTACCTGCACTTGCAGTGTAGAAGAGCTGACGGAGGCCTTTTATTATCTTTTGCTAAAGCAGCTGCCCAGCAGTGGCCCAGCACCTCCAAGACCACCAAAGCGAAAGGACTCCAAGCCCAAAAAGGATGCTCAGAAGGCCATAGAAGGGGAGAAGGATGCAGCAAAAACCTCTAAGGTATTAGGCAACGGGAATGGGTGAGAAGTGGAGAAACGCACAGCAATGTCATTGCAAAGCAGAAAGATTCGGGTTTTAATGGCTTAGTGGTCTGGTGGTTCCCAATCTTAGGTCCTTAGCTACTGTTGGacttcagcctcagccagcatggccagtggtcagggatggaaGATGCTGGAATCCTGGATTGGGAATCATTGAATGAATGGATTTAAAATCTTTtgactgatttttaaaataaggcGCCTCTGATTGATCAAGCAGCACATTTTATAACAAAAATCTTAATTATAAGTATTTTACATTTACTTCAAAACTGATGGTTGACAAACCTCTTAGAAGAGTCATTTGCCCTTCCAGGGCTCTCGGTGTCCCTTCTCTCCTGGACTTTTCAGCAGTGGCAGGCAGGTGCAACAGGAGCAAAAACTAACGCTACTCTAGACAGCAAGCACTACTATTGGTGCCGGCTATTTTCATTCCCTCACAGTGCCTCTGAAACCACAACGTAGCCCTGCTCTGAGGTGACACTGTGCCAGGGCTTCAGAAGTGTTGTGAAGgtattaaaatggcaggcgccaCCCacagctacatttatttatttatttattacgtttctatcccgccatttttcctccaaggaacccaaggcggcgtacataatcctcctcctctccatgttatcctcataacaacaaccctgtgaggtaggttgggctgagagtatgtgactggcccaaatttccatggccgagtgcggactagaacccagatctcccgactcccagtccaacaccttagccactgcgccacactggctcttgaccTCCAACACTGAGAGGGGCCCTGAGGGGCTGCAGATGGCATTTGGGATCAGCGACAAGGTAGGCAGAGGGCCCTTTCTGGGGACTTTGGCTGTTAGCAACTGCCTGAAGGTGCTGATCCCTGATGCTAGGCCCGCCGCTCCACTCTTTCTTTCAGGAGGGAATGCTACTACGAAAATGGTGCTTGCTGTGACACATGCAGGCCTCACCAAAAAGCAAAGACTTCTTTAACAGAGTGATACAGCTTACAGCCAGAAACCCTCATTCCACATCGTTGCTAGGAGCAGAGTAAATGATACCAATTTAAGATTGGGGCTGGCCCTAGACTAAACAGCATCCCAGATGAAGAGCATTTTCGACGTCCCCTGTTCCATGTGTTGCATCTCTCGAATCCCTTTTACAAAATGAATTTGATGCCCATGTCATAACTTTGATGGAGAATTTGAACAAAGTGAGACTAATTCTGGTCACATAAGATGATGAATTTGCATGTACGGAAGCGCTCACAATtgatctttctctctcacacacgatTTGTTGAACCACCATCTATGAGTATTCACACCTCTGGGGACTCAGGCTTCTCAAAATTTGAATAAACTTTCCTGTTCTGTTTTCCTGTACCAGGTCCCTTCCAGCAAGTCCAACATTGTGTCTCAAGAGCCTGCTGGGCTCGAGAAAATAACCACAGAGTACGGTACCTTGAACAAACCAAACCAGTACAACATAGAATATGGTCCTCCACGATTCCAGAGGCCGACCAAACCCT contains the following coding sequences:
- the THEMIS2 gene encoding protein THEMIS2, with protein sequence MDSVSFHRYICDLDLSSLPRVVKICSGVYFQGSVYEVWGSECCLSTGDLMKIVDVQLQNVTCKNVQNEHSFELPLDFKGLFQPSSATPCGNQRKPIPFRKDNCQQQKLYTLREVLQSAAMRQKRLKCAEIGWSEFQLYPVYKVEAIMHFRNDVVKINSTLDVEVVDVTAEAQHIHFIKPLMLSEVLAMEMLLPAEAELLEGPESLSVFQSDWASHLHKGQRIHIHSKTSSCKILASARKGKARTCHFLISSGYKGRFRRSPRKFSSTSELALSLVPGKKLQVVVTKDYDSSDGEFPLFSEGDRLEVLRFVRAGNLSSTDMLVCCRDNGDEDREQIQVPLFLDAGFMEDVRDSRRYTLAEAVEHLRLPCEVKVIASDCGSDPLRGCSVLTLETQINEPFLTVSLAKEPHLAFEIPPQWLDMSLFFTRDPVKSTPPTCTCSVEELTEAFYYLLLKQLPSSGPAPPRPPKRKDSKPKKDAQKAIEGEKDAAKTSKVPSSKSNIVSQEPAGLEKITTEYGTLNKPNQYNIEYGPPRFQRPTKPWKQPESTTFSDDSDHDYEEIDEKVKEVVHKIQRAAIKH